In Pseudomonas fluorescens NCIMB 11764, a single window of DNA contains:
- a CDS encoding MFS transporter, which yields MQSTQKPTHVRYLILLMLFLVTTINYADRATIAIAGSSLQKDLGIDAVTLGYIFSAFGWAYVAGQIPGGWLLDRFGSKKIYALSIFTWSLFTVLQGYVGEFGMSTAVVALFMLRFLVGLAEAPSFPGNARIVAAWFPTAERGTASAIFNSAQYFATVLFAPLMGWIVYSFGWQHVFIVMGVIGIIFSGIWLKVIHSPRQHPMINDAEFQHIADNGGMVDMDQDKGKGKKGDGPKWDYIRQLLTNRMMLGVYLGQYCINGITYFFLTWFPVYLVQERGMTILKAGFIASLPAICGFIGGVLGGVISDYLLRKGHSLTFARKAPIIAGLLVSSSIVACNYVDVEWMVVGFMALAFFGKGVGALGWAVVSDTSPKQIAGLSGGLFNTFGNIASITTPIVIGYIISSTGSFKWALVFVGCNALVAVFSYLVIVGPIKRVVLKEPPVSGPETNNKLSQAHS from the coding sequence ATGCAATCGACTCAGAAGCCGACTCACGTCCGCTATTTGATCCTGCTCATGCTGTTTCTGGTGACCACGATCAACTACGCCGACCGGGCGACCATCGCTATCGCCGGCTCCAGCCTGCAAAAAGACCTCGGCATCGACGCGGTCACTCTCGGTTATATCTTCTCTGCATTCGGTTGGGCCTACGTGGCCGGGCAAATTCCCGGTGGCTGGCTGCTGGACCGTTTTGGTTCGAAAAAAATCTATGCGCTGAGCATCTTCACCTGGTCGCTGTTCACCGTGCTGCAGGGCTATGTCGGCGAGTTCGGCATGTCCACGGCGGTGGTTGCGCTGTTCATGCTGCGCTTCCTGGTGGGCCTGGCCGAAGCGCCATCCTTCCCCGGCAACGCCCGCATCGTCGCGGCCTGGTTTCCGACGGCTGAACGCGGCACCGCTTCGGCGATCTTCAACTCGGCGCAATACTTCGCCACCGTGTTGTTCGCGCCGCTGATGGGCTGGATCGTCTACAGCTTCGGCTGGCAGCACGTGTTCATCGTGATGGGCGTGATTGGCATCATCTTCTCGGGCATCTGGCTCAAGGTTATCCACAGCCCACGCCAGCACCCGATGATCAACGACGCGGAGTTCCAGCACATCGCCGATAACGGCGGCATGGTCGATATGGACCAGGACAAAGGCAAAGGCAAAAAAGGCGACGGTCCGAAGTGGGACTACATCCGCCAGTTGCTGACCAACCGCATGATGCTTGGCGTGTACCTCGGCCAATACTGCATCAACGGCATCACCTACTTCTTCCTGACCTGGTTCCCGGTATACCTGGTGCAAGAACGCGGCATGACCATCCTCAAGGCCGGTTTCATTGCCTCGTTGCCGGCGATCTGTGGCTTCATCGGTGGTGTGCTCGGCGGGGTGATTTCCGATTACCTGCTGCGCAAGGGCCATTCCCTGACCTTCGCCCGCAAGGCGCCGATCATTGCCGGTTTGCTGGTTTCCAGCAGCATCGTGGCCTGCAACTATGTCGATGTTGAATGGATGGTCGTCGGCTTCATGGCCCTGGCATTCTTCGGCAAAGGCGTGGGTGCGCTGGGCTGGGCGGTGGTGTCCGATACTTCGCCGAAACAAATCGCCGGTCTCAGCGGTGGTTTGTTCAACACCTTCGGTAACATCGCTTCGATCACCACTCCCATCGTGATTGGCTACATCATCAGCTCCACCGGTTCGTTCAAATGGGCGCTGGTGTTTGTCGGTTGCAACGCACTGGTTGCAGTGTTCAGCTACCTGGTGATCGTTGGTCCGATCAAGCGTGTGGTGCTCAAAGAGCCACCGGTCAGCGGTCCTGAAACCAACAACAAATTGTCTCAAGCGCATTCCTGA
- a CDS encoding aldehyde dehydrogenase family protein yields MADAKRFDNYINGEWVAGSDYCANINPSELTDTIGNYAKADLAQVHAAIDAARAAFPAWSTSGIQARHDSLDKIGTEILARREELGTLLAREEGKTLPEAIGEVTRAGNIFKFFAGETLRLSGDYLPSVRPGVNVEVTREALGVVGLITPWNFPIAIPAWKIAPALAYGNCVVLKPADLVPGCAWALAEIISRAGFPAGVFNLVMGSGRVVGDALVQSPKVDGISFTGSVGVGRQIAVSCVSRQAKVQLEMGGKNPQIILDDADLKQAVELSVQSAFYSTGQRCTASSRFIVTAGIHDKFVEAMAERMKSIKVGHALKTGTDIGPVVSQAQLEQDMKYIDIGQSEGARLVSGGGLVTCDTEGYYLAPTLFADSEAAMRISREEIFGPVANVVRVADYEAALAMANDTEFGLSAGIATTSLKYANHFKRHSQAGMVMVNLPTAGVDYHVPFGGRKGSSYGSREQGRYAQEFYTVVKTSYIGS; encoded by the coding sequence GTGGCAGATGCAAAGCGTTTCGATAACTACATCAACGGTGAATGGGTTGCCGGCAGTGATTACTGCGCCAACATCAACCCGTCCGAACTGACCGATACCATCGGCAACTACGCCAAGGCCGATCTGGCCCAGGTCCACGCCGCCATCGACGCCGCCCGCGCTGCGTTTCCGGCCTGGTCGACGTCGGGCATTCAGGCTCGCCACGACTCACTGGACAAGATCGGTACTGAAATCCTCGCTCGCCGCGAAGAGCTCGGCACTTTGCTCGCCCGTGAAGAAGGTAAAACCCTGCCTGAAGCCATCGGCGAAGTGACCCGCGCCGGTAACATCTTCAAGTTTTTCGCCGGGGAAACCCTCCGACTGTCCGGCGACTACTTGCCGTCGGTACGTCCGGGCGTCAACGTCGAAGTCACTCGTGAAGCATTGGGCGTAGTTGGCCTGATTACCCCGTGGAACTTCCCGATCGCGATCCCTGCATGGAAAATCGCCCCGGCCCTGGCCTACGGCAACTGCGTCGTGCTGAAACCGGCTGATCTGGTTCCGGGTTGCGCCTGGGCGCTGGCTGAAATCATCTCTCGCGCAGGCTTCCCGGCCGGCGTGTTCAACCTGGTGATGGGCAGCGGTCGTGTGGTGGGCGATGCGTTGGTGCAGAGCCCGAAAGTCGACGGCATCAGTTTCACCGGTTCCGTCGGTGTCGGTCGTCAGATCGCGGTCAGCTGCGTGTCGCGCCAGGCCAAGGTTCAGTTGGAAATGGGCGGCAAGAACCCGCAGATCATTCTCGATGACGCCGACCTCAAGCAAGCGGTCGAGCTGTCGGTTCAGAGCGCGTTCTACTCCACCGGCCAGCGGTGCACCGCGTCGAGCCGTTTCATCGTTACCGCCGGGATTCACGACAAATTCGTCGAAGCCATGGCCGAGCGCATGAAGTCGATCAAGGTCGGTCACGCGCTGAAAACCGGCACCGACATCGGTCCGGTGGTTTCCCAGGCTCAGCTTGAACAGGACATGAAGTACATCGACATCGGCCAGTCCGAAGGTGCGCGTCTGGTCAGTGGCGGTGGTCTGGTGACTTGCGATACAGAAGGCTACTACCTCGCGCCAACCCTGTTTGCCGACAGTGAAGCCGCGATGCGCATTAGCCGTGAAGAGATCTTTGGCCCGGTGGCCAACGTGGTTCGCGTTGCGGATTACGAAGCGGCACTGGCCATGGCCAACGACACCGAATTCGGTCTGTCGGCGGGCATCGCCACCACGTCGCTGAAGTACGCCAACCACTTCAAGCGCCACTCCCAGGCCGGGATGGTGATGGTCAACCTGCCGACCGCCGGTGTGGATTACCACGTTCCGTTCGGTGGGCGTAAAGGTTCATCCTATGGCTCCCGCGAGCAGGGTCGCTATGCGCAAGAGTTCTACACCGTCGTGAAAACCTCCTACATCGGTTCCTGA
- a CDS encoding septal ring lytic transglycosylase RlpA family protein codes for MKRLFSLCALLSLLAGCASTDVVDPHGYDQTGVASYYGARHQGKRTASGERFDKNSLTAAHRQLPFGTRVKVTNLKNDKSCVVRINDRGPHTRGRLIDLSHEAAEQLGMLKSGTARVRVQALD; via the coding sequence ATGAAGCGTCTGTTCAGCCTTTGCGCCCTGCTCTCTCTGCTCGCCGGTTGCGCCAGCACCGACGTCGTCGACCCACACGGTTACGACCAGACAGGCGTGGCGTCCTACTACGGCGCCAGACACCAGGGCAAACGCACCGCCAGTGGTGAACGTTTCGACAAGAATTCCCTGACCGCTGCCCATCGCCAACTACCCTTTGGTACACGGGTGAAGGTCACCAATCTGAAAAACGACAAGTCCTGCGTGGTGCGTATCAATGACCGCGGGCCACACACTCGCGGGCGCCTGATCGACTTGTCTCATGAAGCCGCCGAGCAACTGGGCATGCTCAAAAGCGGCACCGCGCGGGTTCGCGTGCAAGCCCTCGACTGA
- a CDS encoding carboxymuconolactone decarboxylase family protein: MTDHKKPGVEVRRQVMGDAFVDRALGNATEFTQPLQDFVNEHAWGSVWNREGLPLKTRSLITLAALTALKCPQELKGHVRGALNNGCTVEEIREALLHCAVYAGVPAAIDAFRAAQEVIDSYQKPE, encoded by the coding sequence ATGACCGACCATAAAAAGCCCGGCGTTGAAGTCCGCCGCCAAGTGATGGGCGACGCTTTCGTCGACCGCGCGCTGGGCAATGCCACCGAGTTCACCCAGCCGTTGCAGGATTTCGTCAATGAACACGCCTGGGGCAGTGTGTGGAATCGCGAAGGCTTGCCGTTGAAAACCCGCAGCCTGATCACCCTTGCCGCGTTGACCGCGCTGAAATGCCCGCAAGAGCTGAAAGGTCACGTGCGTGGCGCGCTGAACAACGGCTGCACCGTGGAAGAGATCCGTGAGGCGTTGCTGCACTGCGCGGTGTATGCGGGCGTGCCGGCGGCGATCGATGCGTTTCGGGCGGCGCAGGAAGTGATTGATAGCTACCAGAAGCCGGAATGA
- a CDS encoding FadR/GntR family transcriptional regulator — protein sequence MENPIDAPRLPRKRRSLAQELVTVLSEQIRDGHLKRGDKLPTESAIMDAHGVSRTVVREAISRLQAAGQVETRHGIGTFVLDTPSPSGFRIDPATVVTLRDVLAILELRISLEVESAGLAAQRRSPEQLALMRAALDALNESAAHASDAVASDFQFHLQIALSTGNRYFTDIMTHLGTSIIPRTRLNSARLAHDDQQHYMSRLSREHEEIYDAIARQDSDAARAAMRLHLTNSRERLRHAHEEAEAQRG from the coding sequence ATGGAAAACCCGATCGATGCACCACGCCTTCCACGCAAGCGCCGCAGCCTCGCACAGGAACTGGTGACGGTGCTGTCCGAGCAGATTCGAGACGGTCACCTCAAGCGCGGCGACAAGTTGCCCACCGAGTCGGCGATCATGGATGCCCATGGCGTCAGCCGCACGGTGGTGCGCGAGGCGATTTCCCGTCTGCAGGCGGCCGGGCAAGTGGAAACCCGCCATGGCATCGGCACCTTTGTACTCGACACGCCGAGCCCGAGCGGTTTCCGTATCGATCCGGCGACCGTGGTGACGCTGCGTGATGTGCTGGCGATTCTGGAACTGCGCATCAGCCTCGAGGTGGAGTCCGCCGGTCTCGCCGCACAACGCCGCAGCCCTGAACAGTTGGCGTTGATGCGCGCCGCGCTGGACGCCTTGAACGAAAGCGCGGCACACGCCAGCGATGCCGTGGCCTCGGACTTTCAGTTCCACCTGCAAATCGCGCTGTCGACCGGCAACCGCTATTTCACCGACATCATGACCCACCTGGGCACCAGCATCATTCCGCGCACTCGACTCAACTCGGCACGCCTGGCCCATGATGACCAGCAACACTACATGAGCCGTCTGAGCCGTGAGCACGAAGAGATTTACGATGCGATTGCGCGCCAGGATTCCGATGCGGCGCGGGCAGCGATGCGCTTGCATTTGACCAACAGCCGCGAGCGGTTGCGTCATGCGCATGAAGAGGCTGAGGCGCAGCGGGGGTAG
- a CDS encoding AEC family transporter, which translates to MLAIFLETLNITAPVFAMLFLGVLLKRIDWINDNFIHTASALVFNVTMPALLFLGILHADLHAALQPALLIYFSIATLVCFAIAWGWAIWKCPREDRGIYTQGAFRGNNGVIGLALAASMYGDYGISLGAILAALVILFYNTLSTIVLAVYSPVIKSDPWSICKSVMINPLIISVFAAAPFAYFKIGLPGWLETSGQYLAQTTLPLALICIGGTLSLAAMRKSGSLALSSSLVKMIGLPVLATLGAWLWGFRGAELGILFLYFGSPTAAASFVMARQANGNHELAAAIIVITTLMAAVTTNVGIFLLQWGGWI; encoded by the coding sequence ATGCTGGCAATTTTCCTCGAAACCCTGAACATCACCGCGCCGGTGTTTGCCATGCTGTTTCTGGGGGTGCTGCTCAAGCGCATCGACTGGATCAACGACAATTTCATCCACACCGCGTCGGCCCTGGTGTTCAACGTCACCATGCCGGCGTTGCTGTTCCTGGGCATCCTGCATGCCGACCTGCACGCCGCCCTGCAACCGGCGCTGCTGATCTATTTCTCGATTGCGACGCTGGTGTGTTTCGCCATCGCCTGGGGCTGGGCGATCTGGAAGTGTCCGCGTGAGGACCGGGGGATTTACACCCAGGGTGCGTTTCGCGGCAACAACGGCGTCATTGGCCTCGCGCTGGCGGCGAGCATGTACGGCGATTACGGGATTTCCCTCGGGGCGATTCTCGCGGCGTTGGTGATCCTGTTTTACAACACGCTCTCGACCATTGTGCTGGCGGTCTACAGCCCGGTGATCAAGTCCGATCCGTGGAGCATCTGCAAAAGCGTGATGATCAACCCGTTGATCATCAGCGTGTTTGCGGCAGCGCCGTTTGCGTATTTCAAGATCGGTTTGCCGGGTTGGCTGGAGACGTCCGGTCAGTACCTGGCGCAAACCACGTTGCCGTTGGCCTTGATCTGCATCGGCGGCACGCTGTCGCTGGCGGCCATGCGCAAGAGCGGCAGCTTGGCGCTGAGTTCAAGCCTGGTGAAGATGATCGGCCTGCCGGTGCTGGCGACGCTGGGGGCGTGGTTGTGGGGCTTTCGCGGGGCGGAGTTGGGGATTCTGTTCCTGTACTTCGGCAGCCCGACCGCTGCGGCCAGTTTTGTCATGGCGCGTCAGGCCAACGGTAATCATGAACTCGCGGCAGCGATCATTGTGATCACCACGCTGATGGCGGCGGTGACCACCAACGTCGGGATCTTCCTGCTGCAGTGGGGCGGGTGGATTTAG
- the kdgD gene encoding 5-dehydro-4-deoxyglucarate dehydratase, whose product MNPQELKSILSSGLLSFPVTDFNAQGDFHRAGYIKRLEWLAPYGASALFAAGGTGEFFSLAASEYSEIIKTAVDTCETSVPILAGVGGSTRQAIEYAQEAERLGAKGLLLLPHYLTEASQDGVAAHVEAVCKSVKIGVVVYNRNVCRLTAPLLERLAERCPNLIGYKDGLGDIELMVSIRRRLGDRFSYLGGLPTAEVYAAAYKALGVPVYSSAVFNFIPKTAMDFYHAIAREDHATVGKIIDDFFLPYLDIRNRKAGYAVSIVKAGAKIAGYDAGPVRAPLTDLTGEEYEMLAALIDKQGAQ is encoded by the coding sequence ATGAATCCACAAGAACTGAAGTCCATCCTCTCTTCCGGTCTGCTGTCTTTCCCGGTTACCGATTTCAATGCTCAGGGCGATTTCCATCGCGCTGGCTACATCAAGCGTCTCGAATGGCTGGCCCCATACGGCGCCTCGGCTCTGTTCGCCGCAGGCGGCACCGGTGAGTTCTTCTCTCTGGCGGCCAGCGAATATTCGGAAATCATCAAGACCGCCGTCGACACCTGCGAAACCAGCGTTCCGATTCTGGCCGGTGTGGGTGGTTCGACCCGCCAGGCGATCGAGTACGCACAGGAAGCCGAGCGTCTGGGCGCCAAAGGCCTGTTGCTGCTGCCGCACTACCTGACCGAAGCCAGCCAGGACGGTGTTGCCGCTCACGTTGAAGCCGTGTGCAAATCGGTGAAGATCGGCGTAGTGGTTTACAACCGCAACGTCTGCCGCCTGACCGCGCCGTTGCTGGAACGTCTGGCCGAGCGTTGCCCGAACCTGATCGGCTACAAAGATGGCCTGGGCGATATCGAGTTGATGGTGTCGATCCGTCGTCGCCTCGGCGATCGCTTCAGCTACCTGGGTGGTTTGCCGACCGCCGAAGTCTACGCAGCGGCCTATAAGGCACTGGGCGTGCCGGTTTACTCCTCGGCGGTGTTCAACTTCATCCCGAAAACCGCGATGGATTTCTACCACGCTATCGCTCGCGAAGATCACGCCACCGTCGGCAAGATCATCGACGACTTCTTCCTGCCGTACCTGGACATCCGTAACCGCAAAGCCGGTTACGCGGTGAGTATCGTCAAGGCCGGGGCAAAAATTGCCGGCTATGACGCAGGTCCTGTGCGTGCGCCGCTGACCGACCTGACCGGCGAAGAGTACGAAATGCTCGCCGCGTTGATCGACAAGCAAGGTGCGCAGTAA
- a CDS encoding calcium/sodium antiporter, translating into MIELLSGLVLLIAGAELMVRAAVRLAARLHVRPLIIGLTIVALGSSAPQMAVSLQATLAQNADIAVGSVIGSGIFNILVTLGLSALIIPLRVSRQLVRLDIPLMIGASLLVFVLAWNEELTRVDGVLLLTALALYLGLLLRQSRHSVRPQSTTHDAPQVPWLSSLLMIIAGLAMLVYAGHLLLGAAVSVATDLGLSERIIGLTIVAVSTSLPELATSLIAALRGQRDIAVGNVVGSNLFNLLGVLGVTALIAPSPLSVSPNALDFDLPVMLGVAVLCLPVFYSGYRVTRAEGLLFLGLYLAYGLHVVSFTTGMPLAGRLEHLMLFFVLPALVAFLLFTSLRAWRRQHHKKELP; encoded by the coding sequence ATGATTGAACTGCTCAGCGGACTGGTACTGCTGATCGCCGGCGCCGAGCTGATGGTGCGCGCCGCGGTGCGCCTGGCCGCGCGACTGCATGTGCGACCGCTGATCATTGGCCTGACCATCGTCGCCCTGGGCAGCAGCGCGCCGCAGATGGCGGTCAGCCTGCAAGCCACCCTCGCGCAGAACGCCGACATTGCCGTCGGCAGTGTTATCGGCAGCGGTATCTTCAACATACTCGTCACCCTCGGGCTCTCGGCGCTGATCATCCCGCTGCGGGTCTCGCGGCAACTGGTGCGCCTGGATATTCCGTTGATGATCGGGGCCAGCCTGCTGGTGTTCGTTCTGGCGTGGAATGAAGAACTGACCCGCGTCGATGGCGTGCTGCTGCTGACGGCGCTGGCACTGTATCTGGGCTTGCTGCTGCGACAGTCGCGGCACTCGGTCCGTCCGCAATCGACAACGCATGACGCCCCGCAGGTGCCTTGGTTGAGCAGCCTGCTGATGATCATCGCCGGTCTTGCGATGCTGGTGTACGCCGGGCACTTGCTGTTAGGCGCCGCGGTGTCGGTCGCTACGGATCTGGGGCTGTCGGAAAGGATCATCGGCCTGACCATCGTCGCCGTCAGCACTTCGTTGCCGGAACTGGCGACCTCATTGATCGCGGCGTTGCGTGGTCAGCGCGACATCGCCGTCGGCAACGTGGTCGGCAGCAACCTGTTCAACCTGTTGGGCGTACTCGGCGTTACCGCACTGATTGCGCCGTCGCCGCTGTCGGTCTCGCCCAACGCGCTGGATTTCGACTTGCCGGTGATGCTCGGCGTCGCGGTGCTGTGCTTGCCGGTGTTCTATTCCGGCTACCGGGTAACCCGCGCCGAAGGTCTGCTGTTTCTGGGCTTGTACCTGGCCTACGGTCTGCACGTGGTGTCGTTCACCACCGGCATGCCGCTGGCCGGCAGGCTTGAACACCTGATGCTGTTTTTCGTCCTGCCGGCGCTGGTGGCGTTCTTGCTGTTCACGTCGCTGCGCGCCTGGCGTCGCCAACACCACAAGAAGGAATTGCCATGA
- a CDS encoding ABC transporter ATP-binding protein/permease: protein MNQNAEYSAVNDAVRGQFFRKVWAMITPYWRSEEKGKAWTLLIAVIALSLVSVGISVWFNTWYKDFYNALQQKDEAAFWRLILYFCGIAAVAIIGAVYRLYLTQMLTIRWRAWLTEKHFARWLGNKNYYQLEQGGYTDNPDQRISEDLNNFTSNTLELGIGLLRNIVSLVSFSIILWGVSGSIEVFGFTIPGYMFWCVLVYAVIGSWLTHLIGRRLIGLNNRQQRFEADLRFSMVRVRENAESIALYNGEPNENRRLSNRFGLVWHNFWDIMKVSKRLTFFTAGYQQAAIIFPFMVAAPRYFAGKIELGELMQISSAFGNVQESFSWFISAYQNLASWRATCDRLLSFRQAMTDNEERAPAIDVQNQGDALKVHDLGLDLADGRHLLTNADMTVEEGERVMLSGRSGSGKSTLLRAMGHLWPAGHGSIRLPAARYLFLPQKPYLPIGTLREALSYPQPGETYPHERYVHVLETCRLPHLVSRLDEANHWQRMLSPGEQQRLAFARALLYAPQWLYMDEATSAMDEEDEASLYQALIDEIPGLSIVSVGHRSSLKRFHPRHVRIENGHLVDQTVTA, encoded by the coding sequence ATGAATCAGAACGCTGAATATTCCGCGGTCAACGATGCTGTGCGCGGGCAGTTTTTTCGCAAAGTCTGGGCGATGATCACGCCTTACTGGCGCAGTGAAGAGAAGGGCAAGGCCTGGACGCTGCTGATCGCGGTGATTGCGTTATCTCTGGTCAGCGTGGGCATCTCGGTGTGGTTCAACACCTGGTACAAGGATTTTTACAACGCGCTGCAGCAAAAGGACGAGGCCGCGTTCTGGCGGCTGATTCTATATTTCTGCGGGATTGCCGCGGTGGCGATTATCGGCGCTGTGTACCGGCTCTACCTGACCCAGATGCTGACCATTCGCTGGCGTGCCTGGCTCACTGAAAAGCATTTTGCCCGCTGGCTCGGCAACAAGAACTACTACCAGCTGGAGCAGGGCGGTTACACCGATAACCCGGACCAGCGGATTTCCGAAGACCTCAACAACTTCACCTCGAACACCCTGGAACTGGGCATCGGTTTGCTGCGCAACATTGTGAGCCTGGTGTCGTTCTCGATCATCCTTTGGGGCGTTTCGGGCAGCATTGAGGTGTTCGGTTTCACCATTCCCGGCTATATGTTCTGGTGCGTGCTGGTGTATGCCGTGATCGGCAGCTGGCTGACCCATTTGATCGGCCGTCGCTTGATCGGCCTCAACAACCGACAACAACGCTTCGAAGCCGACCTGCGTTTCTCCATGGTCCGCGTCCGTGAAAATGCCGAAAGCATCGCCTTGTACAACGGCGAGCCCAATGAAAACCGTCGCCTGAGCAACCGGTTCGGGCTGGTCTGGCACAACTTCTGGGACATCATGAAGGTGTCCAAGCGTCTGACGTTCTTCACCGCAGGTTACCAACAGGCCGCCATCATCTTTCCGTTCATGGTCGCCGCGCCACGTTACTTCGCCGGCAAGATCGAGCTCGGAGAGCTGATGCAGATCAGTTCGGCGTTCGGCAATGTGCAGGAGAGTTTCAGCTGGTTTATCAGTGCGTATCAGAACCTCGCGTCGTGGCGCGCCACCTGCGATCGTTTGCTGAGTTTCCGCCAGGCCATGACCGACAATGAAGAGCGTGCGCCAGCCATCGACGTGCAGAATCAGGGTGATGCGTTGAAGGTGCATGACCTGGGCCTCGACCTTGCTGATGGTCGTCATCTGCTGACCAACGCCGACATGACCGTGGAGGAGGGCGAGCGCGTGATGCTCAGCGGCCGCTCTGGCAGTGGCAAGTCCACACTGTTGCGGGCGATGGGTCATCTGTGGCCTGCGGGCCATGGCAGCATTCGTCTGCCGGCGGCGCGCTATCTGTTCCTGCCGCAAAAGCCTTACCTGCCGATTGGCACGCTGCGCGAGGCGTTGAGTTATCCACAGCCTGGCGAGACCTATCCGCACGAGCGTTACGTTCATGTGTTGGAAACCTGCCGTTTGCCGCACCTGGTTTCGCGCCTGGATGAAGCGAATCACTGGCAACGCATGCTTTCCCCGGGTGAACAGCAACGCCTGGCCTTTGCCCGCGCGCTGCTTTATGCACCGCAATGGCTGTACATGGACGAAGCGACCTCGGCGATGGACGAAGAGGATGAGGCGTCGCTGTATCAGGCACTGATCGATGAGATTCCGGGGCTGAGCATTGTCAGCGTCGGGCATCGCAGTAGCTTGAAGCGCTTCCATCCGCGGCATGTGCGCATTGAAAATGGCCATCTGGTGGACCAGACCGTGACCGCATGA
- the garD gene encoding galactarate dehydratase, giving the protein MQLIEHSDSPRYIRLHERDNVVIVVNDQGVPAGTEFPDGLVTVDFVPQSHKVTLEDIPEGGQVIRYGQTIGYALQPIPRGSWVKEDQLRMPTAPPLDSLPLSTEVPAAQAPLEGFTFEGYRNADGTVGTRNILGITTTVQCVTGVLDHAVKRIKDELLPKYPNVDDVVALTHSYGCGVAITATDAYIPIRTVRNLARNPNLGGEALVISLGCEKLQAGQVMHENDSSVDLSEPWLYRLQDSSHGFTEMIEQIMALAETRLKKLDQRRRETVPASELILGMQCGGSDAFSGITANPALGFASDLLLRAGATVMFSEVTEVRDAIYLLTSRAETEEVAQELVREMDWYDRYLAKGEADRSANTTPGNKKGGLSNIVEKSLGSIVKSGSSAINGVLGPGERFKRKGLIFCATPASDFVCGTLQLAAGMNLHVFTTGRGTPYGLAMAPVVKVSTRTELAQRWPDLIDIDAGRIATGRASIEDLGWELFHYYLDVASGKKQTWAEQHKLHNDITLFNPAPIT; this is encoded by the coding sequence ATGCAGTTGATTGAACACTCCGACTCGCCGCGCTACATCCGCCTGCACGAGCGGGACAACGTAGTGATTGTGGTCAATGACCAGGGCGTGCCCGCCGGCACCGAATTTCCCGATGGCCTGGTGACGGTGGACTTCGTGCCGCAGAGTCATAAAGTCACCCTCGAGGATATTCCCGAGGGCGGTCAGGTGATTCGCTACGGCCAGACCATTGGCTACGCGTTGCAGCCGATTCCTCGTGGCAGTTGGGTCAAGGAAGATCAACTGCGCATGCCCACCGCGCCGCCGCTGGACAGTTTGCCGCTGTCCACCGAAGTGCCGGCCGCGCAGGCACCGCTGGAAGGTTTTACGTTCGAGGGTTATCGCAATGCCGACGGCACCGTCGGCACGCGCAACATTCTGGGGATTACCACCACGGTTCAGTGCGTCACCGGCGTGCTCGATCACGCGGTCAAGCGCATCAAGGATGAATTGCTGCCCAAGTACCCGAACGTCGATGACGTGGTGGCGCTGACCCACAGCTACGGCTGTGGCGTGGCGATCACCGCCACCGACGCGTACATCCCGATTCGCACCGTGCGCAATCTGGCGCGCAACCCGAACCTGGGCGGCGAAGCCTTGGTCATCAGCCTGGGCTGCGAGAAATTGCAGGCCGGGCAGGTGATGCACGAGAACGACAGTTCGGTCGATCTCAGCGAGCCGTGGTTGTACCGCTTGCAGGATTCGAGTCACGGTTTCACCGAGATGATCGAGCAGATCATGGCGCTGGCCGAGACCCGTCTGAAGAAGCTCGATCAGCGTCGCCGGGAAACCGTGCCGGCGTCCGAGCTGATCCTTGGCATGCAGTGCGGCGGCAGCGATGCGTTCTCCGGCATCACCGCCAACCCGGCGCTGGGGTTTGCCTCGGACCTGTTGCTGCGTGCGGGCGCGACGGTGATGTTTTCCGAAGTCACCGAAGTGCGCGATGCGATTTACCTGCTGACTTCCCGCGCCGAAACCGAGGAAGTGGCTCAGGAGCTGGTGCGGGAAATGGACTGGTACGACCGTTACCTGGCCAAGGGTGAAGCCGATCGCAGCGCGAACACTACGCCGGGGAACAAGAAGGGTGGGTTGTCGAACATTGTCGAGAAGTCGTTGGGCTCGATCGTCAAATCCGGCAGCAGCGCGATCAACGGCGTGTTGGGCCCTGGAGAACGTTTCAAGCGCAAAGGGCTGATTTTCTGCGCGACCCCGGCCAGTGATTTTGTCTGCGGGACGCTGCAGTTGGCGGCAGGAATGAACCTGCACGTGTTCACCACCGGGCGCGGTACGCCGTATGGTCTGGCGATGGCGCCGGTGGTGAAGGTGTCGACCCGGACTGAACTGGCGCAGCGCTGGCCGGACCTGATCGACATCGATGCCGGGCGGATTGCGACCGGGCGGGCATCGATCGAGGACCTCGGGTGGGAGTTGTTTCACTACTACCTGGACGTGGCCAGCGGGAAGAAGCAGACGTGGGCGGAGCAGCATAAGCTGCATAACGACATCACGTTGTTCAACCCGGCGCCGATCACCTGA